The following are from one region of the Bacteroidota bacterium genome:
- a CDS encoding DegT/DnrJ/EryC1/StrS family aminotransferase has protein sequence MMIPIAKPYLTTEDAQAAYDTILTGWITQGPRVLEFEQKFAAYTGSKYAVAVSNCTTALHLAFIVAGIKAGDEVICPSMSYIASANSITYVGATPVFAEIDPHNYNLDIADVEQRITNKTKAILLVHQIGIPADVEAWERLCKKYNLLLIEDAACAAGVSVNGKKIGADSLLACFSFHPRKVISTGDGGMITTNNEAFYNRMRLLRQHGMSVNDRVRHESKTLIFEDHVEIGYNYRMTDIQAAVGIKQLEKLDWIVAERNKIATVYNDALSKIAWIQLPSIPENCVYNYQSYYINLTNDAPIGRNELMQLMMDAGISTRRGIMCAHRETAYKHLNISLPASEKAADQSLCLPLYIPMDMNDVNIVIDFLKSIAS, from the coding sequence ATGATGATTCCGATAGCAAAACCATACTTAACTACCGAAGATGCGCAGGCAGCTTACGATACCATACTTACAGGATGGATTACACAAGGGCCACGCGTTCTAGAGTTTGAACAGAAGTTTGCCGCCTACACAGGAAGCAAATATGCAGTAGCTGTTTCTAATTGCACTACTGCTTTACATCTTGCATTTATAGTAGCAGGTATTAAAGCTGGCGATGAGGTTATATGTCCTAGTATGAGTTACATTGCCAGTGCAAACTCTATTACCTATGTTGGTGCCACTCCGGTGTTTGCCGAAATTGATCCGCATAACTACAACCTCGATATAGCTGATGTGGAGCAACGCATTACGAATAAAACAAAAGCGATTTTATTAGTGCACCAAATTGGCATACCGGCCGATGTAGAGGCATGGGAGCGCCTGTGCAAGAAATATAACTTGTTGCTTATAGAAGATGCGGCTTGTGCTGCAGGGGTTTCAGTAAACGGCAAAAAAATAGGAGCCGACAGTCTGCTGGCATGTTTTTCTTTTCATCCTCGAAAGGTAATAAGCACCGGAGATGGAGGTATGATAACAACAAATAACGAAGCCTTTTACAACCGTATGCGATTGCTTCGTCAACATGGTATGAGTGTAAATGACAGAGTTAGGCATGAATCGAAAACACTGATTTTTGAAGATCATGTTGAAATTGGATACAACTATCGCATGACAGATATTCAGGCTGCGGTAGGTATTAAGCAATTGGAAAAACTCGATTGGATAGTTGCGGAGCGAAATAAAATTGCGACAGTATATAATGATGCGTTAAGCAAAATAGCATGGATACAACTTCCGTCAATTCCTGAAAACTGCGTATATAACTATCAGTCATATTATATTAACCTTACAAACGATGCTCCTATAGGTCGCAATGAGTTAATGCAGCTAATGATGGATGCAGGCATTAGCACACGCAGAGGAATCATGTGTGCCCATCGCGAAACCGCATACAAACACCTTAACATTTCGTTGCCGGCAAGTGAAAAGGCAGCAGATCAAAGTTTATGTTTGCCTTTATACATTCCCATGGATATGAATGATGTCAATATAGTTATTGATTTTTTAAAAAGTATAGCCTCTTAG
- a CDS encoding class I SAM-dependent methyltransferase has product MPEKYQEFEACTLCGSHNLSTLQGYAKAYLCKCINCNFVFVKRIPTDAELQEHYSRYPRSFDISPITLKRYNELLNYFEKFKKTNRLMDIGSGNCLFLLEAKKRGWQVYGSDYEKNAVAIGEKNGIVMKHGKLDANWFDSGFFDVITSFETIEHVNEPNHMIQQINLLLRKGGVVYLTTPNFGSIERYYLKADYNVIEYPEHLSYFSKGTMQKLLTQNGFEKLSLQTTGISLTRLKTSWQRKNKKPVTELYTSNENTDEKIRNKIETNIFAQVSKKVINSLLTFAGTGNSIKATFIKK; this is encoded by the coding sequence ATGCCAGAAAAGTATCAAGAGTTTGAAGCCTGCACACTTTGTGGAAGTCATAACTTGAGTACTTTGCAGGGCTATGCCAAAGCTTATCTGTGTAAATGCATCAACTGTAACTTTGTATTTGTAAAGCGAATACCCACTGATGCCGAATTGCAAGAGCATTACAGTCGTTACCCCCGCAGTTTTGATATTTCCCCAATCACCTTAAAGAGATATAATGAGTTGTTGAATTATTTTGAAAAATTCAAGAAGACCAATCGGCTAATGGACATAGGTTCGGGCAATTGTCTTTTCCTTTTGGAGGCTAAAAAGCGCGGCTGGCAAGTATATGGGAGCGACTACGAAAAAAATGCCGTTGCAATAGGCGAAAAAAACGGCATCGTAATGAAACATGGGAAGCTTGATGCTAATTGGTTCGACAGCGGTTTTTTTGATGTCATTACTTCCTTTGAAACCATCGAACATGTTAACGAACCTAACCACATGATTCAGCAAATAAATCTTTTGTTGCGAAAAGGTGGTGTGGTTTATTTAACTACTCCCAATTTCGGTTCTATCGAAAGATATTATTTGAAAGCAGATTATAATGTGATAGAGTATCCGGAGCACCTTTCTTATTTTAGCAAAGGTACTATGCAAAAGCTGCTTACACAGAATGGATTTGAAAAATTGAGTTTGCAAACAACCGGTATTAGCCTAACAAGATTGAAAACAAGTTGGCAACGAAAAAATAAAAAGCCGGTTACCGAGTTATATACGAGCAATGAAAATACAGATGAAAAAATTCGTAACAAGATAGAGACAAATATTTTTGCTCAGGTGAGCAAAAAGGTTATCAATAGCCTGCTTACTTTTGCCGGTACAGGCAATTCTATTAAAGCAACATTTATAAAAAAGTAA